The region GAAGCCTCAGGATGGGCAACAATGGGCAATAAGAAGCCTCAGGATGGGCAACGATGGGCAAGAAGAATCTGCATCAGGGTTTGTTTGAAGCTACCTCAGCATGGACAAGAAAACACCACAGCCACCCTGAGGCTTTTAAATTCCAGGGTGAGCAAGCAAGTGGGAGCAAATGTAGGAAagtattttctttatatatctttttcttctttggtcTTTTCCTGTTCTGGGTCACcacatctgtttccacctaactctatcctcatcatcctcatcatacTCTACTCTCACagcagttaccttcatgtcctcattaaacacatccatatatctcctctttgttcttcatcttgacctcttacctgcagctccatctccaacatccttctaccaatataaccatctccctcctctgtacatgtccaaaccatctcaatctagtctctctgtccttgtccccaaaacagccaacctgagccgtccctctgatgtcctCGTTattaatcctgtccatcctcgtcactcctaaagagaacctcaacatcctcatctctgctacctccatctctgttACTGTCAAGTCACATGATAaatttgtcacattttattcctgatacaaCCCGCTCTATTTTTCCGGGCTCGGGGCCGAGGcagaagtcactggcttgcaactATCCTCATCCACAGGAAATAATGTGAAAACATTCTTCCAGGCTAATAAATAACGAAATAAATCATGATGTGAGGTTACTGAGAAATAAATCAACCTGAGTCTGGTCATTGATTAATGTCCTAGACCAGGACACGTCAGAGTGTTTTACACCTTACATGGAGGCTGAAATATTAGTCTGAATCGACTTAAAAATGGGAAACGAAATGACATGAATAGAATTAAAGAAGTTGCAAAATTGTCAGTGAGCTTTCACAAGCTAGTTTGTGAGCTTgggcaaaaaaacaagcactaaaatcacacacacacacacgcacatacatatacacacacacaaacacacacacacaatcacacacacgtactgaGTACTGGTACTGAGTCACTGAACACACATTGCATCCAAAACGTTCCATCACTCAGCAAACAGACGTGACAAAGTTCAGGGTCTTTCGCAGAAGACCTGCCGTCTCCCATTGTCTTAATATGGTCTTTGTCTTAATATGGACACTCCATCCCGTGGTGTCTTAATATGGGCCAGCCGTCCGTCACACAccgagcatgtgtgtgtgtgtgtgtggggtagcATTacagtgccatctagtggttgAGCTAGTGGTGCAACTTGTGGTTATATCTCACACATATTCCCTGTCCAAATAGAGTTTGCATGTACAGTACGTTCTCACACAGCATTTACAATTttaaacctaaataaaataataaacactgcaaTGACACCATGAAgccatttacagtatttacagccAGTAATGTCTGAGAAACGAGCTTCCTGTTCacacttacgttatagcagctataaacacagtaACAAATATCCGGCGTATACGTGCAGCACAGTGGGATGTTCGACGGCATTAAAAGTCGCTACATTTCAGTACATACTAAACTGAAGCCGTTAGCTAATTAACACGTGCGTTAAAAGCAGCACACGTTTAGCTTTTAGCACAATGCAGTTACGATAGAGCTCCACTTACCAGACAGTTTGTCGTCTTGGAGGGACGTAAAGAAAgaccaaaacataaaaacaatctAATTGTGGAAACCGTAGCGTCCTGTCTTTCGTCTTGAGCGCCGTATCGATGTTTATAATCCAAACGATCTCTCTGAAGCTCTCGGCTAACCCGCTACGCTGCTACAACGCGATTGACCCACGATTTAGCCAAGCGAAACGATTCGTCCAACAAGTGATCAAACTAGTCAAATGTTATCGACGCACCTTCTCACCCATAAGATGATCTTAATTAAAGATAAAGAATATTTAttgtgtactacaggtgtgacTTAAGGCACCAGGTTACTGTCTTTGTATTTAATCACAAGCTTTACAATGAATGAGTGAAAagattccagaaaaaaaagagcacagaaaacttttatttttgtaggtTGTACTTTTACATAGACCTGTTTTATTAATCATGCTGAGATGAGTTCATTACGTGTGTGTGAAGTCCTGAAGTCCTGTAGGAGATGCTGTTAAAACATTAACTTTCAGTCCCAATATCCTCCAACACAAAAAGGTATGAGAGacatccagagagagagagagtgtgtgtgtgtgtgtgtgtgtgtgggggggggtgtcttTAGCTCTCAGGCAGCAGTCTCTGCAGAGTGGTGCGAAGGCTGTCTCGAGCGCTGATGCATGAGTCCAAGGACTTGTTTTGTCTAGAAGAAAgacacagaggagagagagagagagagagagagagagagagaacacgtagaggagagagagagagaacacatagaggagagagagagagagacggacacacagacagaagcaaGTTTGTAAACTAACGGCTCCTGATCATCACGGCTAGTGGAGCTTTGCTGTTAACAGTCTTAATGGTgagctgttgttgttttaagtccattatgtgtgtgtgtgtgtgtgtgtgtgtgtgtgtgtgtgtgtgtgtgtgtgtgtgtgtgtacctggacAAAAAGGCATGCAGCACAACAATGTGCTCTTTAGGGAAATACTTCTGCTGCACCGCGTGCTCCAAACACTGCAGGTGACCTGGTACGACCGGCACGGGTTTTAATTTGTCCtcactctgaaaaaaaaaaaaaaaaaaacacacaatatgaaGTCAAAAATAacagtgtatgtatatttacCTTTGTCACAGCATTCAGAAGATtaagtggtgtgtgtctgtgtgtgtgtggtgtgtgtgtgtgtgtggttccaaAATACAGACAACATATAAATTGTCCCACAagggagaaaaatacactggatcATTGCTACACACTAAGGACGCATGTCGCTCTGTACCCAGGGCAGCCTTGGGGAACTCTGATCACTCTTGGTTCATCTTATTCCAACATACAGGCAGAAACATCCACTGTCTGtagtaaaaacagtgaagagacggaccagtgaggcaaagcaggaactacaagactgttttgactgcactgattggagtatctttgaggcttgaactgacagcctggatgaactgactgacacCGTGACATCGtacatcagtttttgtgaagACGTTTGTGTGCCAACCAAAACCTTCTGCTAATACAGTAACAACAAGCCACGGTTCACAGTCAgaaaccagaaaccgggcaggaaacatcaccactgacccctcacaccctggacacaacctctttcagctccttgtTTACTAAAACttccagacacaggaacagtttgtttccccagacaatcaccctgattaacacctcaccataattataatcactgcttcatatctataagtgctgcattatcaggactgtcagtcatcacatcatctgtatatattacacacactactgctgctgtatagtgtacaaaaaacacaaaactgtacaatattgttatttacacttctcacactttatgtacataactgatctgttatatattctgtatttatatttaatactcattctgtctgtattgtatctcatcgtctgtcTTGTCTcgtatagtattgtgttatttatgtgtgtattgtgtagtatagtgttatttatgtgtgtgttgtatagtatagtgttatttatgtgtgtattgtatagtatagtgttatttatgtgtgtattgtatagtatagtgttatttatgtgtgtattgtatagtatagtgttatttatgtgtgtattgtatagtatagtgttatttatgtgtgtattgtatagtatagtgttatttatgtgtgtattgtatagtatagtgttatttatgtgtgtattgtatagtatagtgttatttatgtgtgtattgtatagtatagtgttatttatgtgtgtattgtatagtattgtgttatttatgtctgtacctttgagagtcacaaactgctggaaacaaattccttgtgtgtgtcaacacacttggctaataaatctgattctgattctggtgtgtgtgtgtgtactgtgtatgtgtgtgtgtgtgtactgtgtatgtgttgtaCCTTTAATAGACCAAGCATCACTAGTAATGCAGAGATgaaactaatgtgtgtgtgtggtgtgtgtgtggggcaggtGGTGCgggggtgtggtgtgtttgtgtgtgtactgtgtatgtgtggtatgtgtgtgtgtgtactgtgtatgtactgtgtaagtgtggtgtgtgtgtgtactgtgtatgtgttgtaCCTTTAATAGACCAAGCATCACTAGTAACGCAGAGATgaaactaatgtgtgtgtgtggtgtgtgtgtggggcaggtGGTGCgggggtgtggtgtgtttgtgtgtgtactgtgtatgtgtggtatgtgtgtgtgtgtactgtgtatgtactgtgtaagtgtggtgtgtgtgtgtactgtgtatgtgttgtaCCTTTAATAGACCAAGCATCACTAGTAACGCAGAGATgaaactaatgtgtgtgtgtgtggtgtgtgtggggcagGTGGTGCGGGGGTGTGGTgtggggtgtgtatgtgtggtgtgtgtgtgtgtgtactgtgtatgtgtggtatgtgtggtgtgtgtgtggtgtgtactgtgtatgtgtggtgtgtttgtgtactgtgtatgtgtggtgtgtgtgtactgtgtatgtgtggtgtgtgtgtgtgtgtggtgtgtactgtgtatgtgtggtgtgtgtgtgtggtgtgtgtgtactgtgtatgtactgtgtatgtttggtgtgtgtgtactgtgtatgtgtggtgtgtgtgtactgtgtatgtgtggtgtgtgtgtgtgtgtggtgtgtactgtgtatgtgtggtgtgtgtgtgtggtgtgtgtgtactgtgtatgtactgtgtatgtttggtgtgtgtgtgtactgtgtatgtgtggtatgtgtgtgtgtagtgtgtgtgtattgtgtatgtactgtgtatgtgtggtgtgtgtatactgtgtatgtgtggtatgtgtgtgtgtgtgtggtgtgtgtgtactgtgtatgtactgtgtatgtgtggtatgtgtggtgtgtgtgtactgtgtatgtggtgtgtgtgtgtactgtgtatgtgtggtatgtgtgtgtactgtgtatgtgtggtatgtgtgtactgtgtatgtgtggtatgtgtggtgtgtgtgtgtgtgtgtggggtgtgtgtgtgtggtgtgtgtgtgtactgtgtatgtgtggtgtgtgtgtgtactgtgtatgtgtggtacgtgtgtgtgtggggtgtgtgtgtactgtgtatgtgtggtatgtgtgtgtactgtgtatgtggtgtgtgtgtgtactgtgtatgtgtggtatgtgtgtgtactgtgtatgtgtggtatgtgtggtgtgtgtgtgtactgtgtatgtgtggtatgtgtggtgtgtgtgtggtgtgtgtgtgtactgtgtatgtgtggtgtgtgtgtactgtgtatgtgtggtatgtgtggtgtgtgtgtgtacgtgtggtgtgtgtgtggtgtgtgtgtgtactgtgtatgtgtggtgtgtttgtggtgtgtgtgtggtgtgtttgtgtactgtttatgtgtgtactgtgtatgtgtggtatgtgtgtggggtgtgtgtgtggtgtactgtgtatgtgtggtgtgtgtgtgtactgtgtatgtgtggtgtgtgtgtgtactgtgtatgtgtggtgtgtgtgtactgtgtatgtgtggtgtgtgtgttctgtgtatgtgtggtgtgtgtgtgtgtactgtgtatgtgtggtatgtgtgtgtgtgtgtactgtgtatgtgtgtgtgtgtgtactgtgtatgtgtggtatgtgtgtgtgtgtgtggtgtgtgtgtgtactgtgtatgtgtggtatgtgtgtgtgtgtgtgtactgtgtatgtgtggtatgtgtgtgtgtggtgtgtgtgtgtactgtatgtgtggtgtgtgtgtgtgtactgtgtatgtgtggtatgtgtgtgtgtgtgtactgtgtatgtgtgtgtgtgtgtactgtgtatgtgtggtgtgtgtgtgtactgtgtatgtgtggtacgtgtgtgtgtggggtgtgtgtgtactgtgtatgtgtggtatgtgtgtgtactgtgtatgtggtgtgtgtgtgtactgtgtatgtgtggtatgtgtgtgtactgtgtatgtgtggtatgtgtggtgtgtgtgtgtactgtgtatgtgtggtatgtgtggtgtgtgtgtggtgtgtgtgtgtactgtgtatgtgtggtgtgtgtgtactgtgtatgtgtggtatgtgtggtgtgtgtgtgtacgtgtggtgtgtgtgtggtgtgtgtgtgtactgtgtatgtgtggtgtgtttgtggtgtgtgtgtggtgtgtttgtgtactgtttatgtgtgtactgtgtatgtgtggtatgtgtgtggggtgtgtgtgtggtgtactgtgtatgtgtggtgtgtgtgtgtactgtgtatgtgtggtgtgtgtgtgtactgtgtatgtgtggtgtgtgtgtactgtgtatgtgtggtgtgtgtgtgtactgtgtatgtgtggtgtgtgtgtgtactgtgtatgtgtggtatgtgtgtgtgtgtgtactgtgtatgtgtgtgtgtgtgtactgtgtatgtgtggtatgtgtgtgtgtgtgtggtgtgtgtgtgtactgtgtatgtgtggtatgtgtgtgtgtgtgtactgtgtatgtgtggtatgtgtgtgtgtggtgtgtgtgtgtactgtatgtgtggtgtgtgtgtgtgtactgtgtatgtgtggtatgtgtgtgtgtgtgtactgtgtatgtgtgtgtgtgtgtactgtgtatgtgtggtatgtgtgtgtgtgtgtggtgtgtgtgtgtactgtgtatgtgtggtatgtgtgtgtgtactgtatgtgtggtgtgtgtgtgtgtactgtgtatgtgtggtatgtgtgtgtgtgtgtactgtgtatgtgtgtgtgtgtgtgtactgtgtatgtgtggtatgtgtgtgtgtgtgtggtgtgtgtgtgtactgtgtatgtgtggtatgtgtgtgtgtggtgtgtgtgtgtggtgtgtgtgtgtggtgtgtgtgtgtgtgtacatgttgtaCCTTTAATAGACCAAGCATCACTAGTAACGCAGAGATGAAACTAAATGTCTGGACTGATGGAGTTGAAAAGGCTTTACTCAAAACAGCATctggaaataaacacacacacacacacacacacacacacacacacacacacacacacacacacacacacacacacacacacacactactgctttAGAACTACATACACTACAGTTCAGATCTCTATAAAAGCAGGATGGAGAGATACTGTGTTCAGTACCAACACTCTCCAGCACTGCTGTCTTCACGTCAGGATCACGCTCCTTATGCACGGACGAGATCTTCAGGAAGGCTTCTACAGTCTTACTCACATCTGTCAcgtccacctacacacacacacacacacacacacacacatcctgtatAATAATAACTCATGGTGGTATCTCGGTGTCTATTTCTTAAAGTTTTACTCCTACAGACCTGTTTCTGGAGCAGTTGGACTCTCTGGTCACCGAGCCGCAGTAGTTTTTCTGGAGACGGGAAACAGAGGAAGGACGAGACGTCTGGAGGACGAGGGGCTGAAGGTGGAGTCGATatctgcgcacacacacaaacacacacatgcttattTATCTAAAGGGAGTGAGGAGTCTAAGAGTAAATGTATGCAAAATGTAGTCTCACTAAAGGGGGCGTGTCCACTGCatgaaaggggcgtgtcttgtgtATTAGTCTCActaaagtgggcgtgtcttgTGTATTAGTCTCACTAAAGGGGGCGTGTCTTGTGTATTAGTCTCactaaaggggcgtgtcttgtgtATTAGTCTCACTAAAGGGGGCGTGTCTTGTGTATTAGTCTCACTAAAGGGGGCGTGTCTTGTGTGTTAGTCTCACTAAAGGGGGCGTGTCTTGTGTGTTAGTCTCACTAAAGGGGGCGTGTCTTGTGTATTAGTCTCACTAAAGGGGGCGTGTCTTGTGTATTAGTCTCACTAAAGGGGGCGTGTCTTGTGTATTAGTCTCACTAAAGGGGGCGTGTCTTGTGTATTAGTCTCACTAAAGGGGGCGTGTCTTGTGTATTAGTCTCACTAAAGGGGGCGTGTCTTGTGCATCGTAAAACAAGAACCTGTGTGAGAGAGCTGGGCTCGTCTTCTCCGTCTTCCTCGtcgtcctcctcctcgtcctcatcttcctcgtcctcttcctcctccttgtTCTCGtcctcatcatcttcctcctcctcttcatcatcttcgCCATCATCGTAGTCATCCTCCGGCTCTCCTTCGTCGTCGCTGTACACGGAGTGAGGGAATGTTTGGGAGCACAGGAAGTGAGGTCACGGCGTTCTTCAGTCAGTTTATAATCTTTAGAATGTTTTATTGTATAAACGTCGTGTACCTCAGAGAGGCCAGTAGGTCTCCCATGTTCATGTTCTGCATGAGCTCCCGGAGGTTTTCACACCCTTCCTCACCAATACAgttacctacacacacacacacacacatcgttaatatatattaaacattttaaaagcacaCTCAGGTCTCTGTACGTTACCATTGAGGTCGAGTTTCTCCAGCTGGTCTTTGTGCTTCACTGCTTTAGCGACTTCCAGAGCTGCTTCTTCTGCGATCTCCCCGAACGACAGATTCAGCTCCTAATATAATAAGTAAAGAGAACTTCTATAGACCcttacttacatttacatgtacaccAGTAGAGTGATTCCAGCTTCTCCCAGTTACTATAAACCCATCTATAGTCCACTGATTAGCATTTGAGCCACTGATCTAATGAGATTTTACGTACCTTGAGAATCGGAAGGCCGTCTTTCAGAGTCTCGGCTAAGGCTAAGGCTCCTTCAGAGCGAACCAAACAGTCGCCAAAGTTTATCACCTGCACGCTGCGGAGGTGCTTCAgggcctgacacacacacacacacacacacatttgcagtgACACTACTTACAGCATTATCTATAATCCTTTGTGACCAACAGATTACTGAATCATCGGTTCCTCGTATTTCTCTTCCTAATTTAGGAGGATGAAAGTATTTTCCTGATGATTAGCGCCACGATTACGCCGACGATCTCCTTAAAAACTCGGACTAATTCTATTCATTGCTCCTAAAGTCTTGTTCGCTTTTTGTCATTATATCTGATTAGAGGAAGGCATGCGGAacaatgtgatgatgatgatgatgatgaagttcaCACCTGCGCCATGGCAACGGCTCCTTTCTTGGTGAAGGTGTTGTCGTTGAGGTTGAGTACTCGAAGCAGGAGGTTGTGCTGCACGGCGTCGGCGAGAGCCGTCACTCCGGGGTGGTTGATGCCATTCTGAGGCATGTGGATCTCCTCCAGGCTGCCGATCAACTGCGGGCATGAAgatataatatttttgtaacAGCAACATATAAAAGTGTCATTAAGACAGGTCGAGGTTTGTTAGTTCACGTTACTTGGAAGGCTTGAGCCAGCGCCGTGGCTCCGTCGTTCTCCAGCCTGTTCCTCCCTGCGATGAAGACCTTCAGCCTCAGAGGAGTGCCGAGTTTACTGGACTCTTTGTGGCACTGCGTCAGGGCCGCTGCCAGGATCTGGTGACGTGGAAGTGAATCATAAGGACATAATTTAGTGCTGTGACAAATACCACTGATACCACAGAAGGCTGTTGGAACAACAGCTGTGCACACACGTGTAAAAAGCACCTTGACGTTTCTCTCACCTTTCCGCCCCCGATGCCCATGCCGCAGTTGTTAAGCCTCAGCTCCTGCAGTGTGTGACACGCTGAGCTCTTCAACAGAGTCTCGATGCCTCTCACGCCATCGGGTCCGAACGCGTTATCGCTCAGATCGAGCACCTTTAACCGAGCGCCGGCGGATATCAGAGCCGCACCAAGAGATgtctggggagagagagagagagagagagagagagagagagagagagagagagagagagagaaggagagacaaaatgagcaagagagagaaatgagagcgagtgagagagaaggagagagagagagaggacgagagagagagagagaacaagagagagagagagagagagagagagagagagagagagagagagaaggagagagagagagagaaatatgagagagagagaggagagagagagagagagagagagagagagagagagagagagagagagagagagagagagagagagagagagagaggagagagagagaggagaggagagagagagaaagagagagagaaagagagagagtgagagagaacaagagagagagaggacgaaagagagagagagagagagagagagagagagagagagagagagagagagagagagagagagaaagagagagagcgagagagaacaagagagagagagagagagagagagagagagagagagagagagagagagagagagaaggagagagagagagagaaatatgagagagagagaggagagagagagagagagagagagaggagagagagagagagagaggagagagagagaggagaggagagagagaacaagagagagagaggacgaaagagagagagagagagagagagagagagagagagagagagagagagagagagagaaagagagagagcgagagagaacgagagagagagaggacgaaagagagagagagagagagagagagagagagagagagagagagagagagagagagagagagagagagagagagaaccaaaCACTCTGAACACAAACCATTGGTTCTATTGTGGCTCAGATATAAAACTACCAACAGTGACACAAGGTCACTTTACTCTTAGGAAAAGTTCTTAAGATTGATTAAAAGAAATAACGTGGAATAAAAACATAATgttaatagaaataaagttGTTTGTAGTATTGTGTTTTGCCAGATTAGGGCTGTGCACACCACATGAATTAAAGATGAGCAGGATAAACAGGACTATCTGTATGCTTtacactgcatgtgtgtgtcttaccaGAGCAGGAGGGATCTCTGAACGCAGGCGACCGGTGAACATATCACTCCAGTAacaacactacagtaaacacacacacagtctctcattataaacacacactaataaatattacagtggAGTGCAGGGGCATCTGCAGCGTCAGAACTGGGTGAGAAGTTATGAGATACTG is a window of Tachysurus vachellii isolate PV-2020 chromosome 3, HZAU_Pvac_v1, whole genome shotgun sequence DNA encoding:
- the rangap1a gene encoding ran GTPase-activating protein 1a → MASDVVAQLADSLARTQVGEGELSYKGQGLKLDNAVSVEEMVKAIREFEGLRALRLEGNTFGVEAAQAIAKALEDKRDFQCCYWSDMFTGRLRSEIPPALTSLGAALISAGARLKVLDLSDNAFGPDGVRGIETLLKSSACHTLQELRLNNCGMGIGGGKILAAALTQCHKESSKLGTPLRLKVFIAGRNRLENDGATALAQAFQLIGSLEEIHMPQNGINHPGVTALADAVQHNLLLRVLNLNDNTFTKKGAVAMAQALKHLRSVQVINFGDCLVRSEGALALAETLKDGLPILKELNLSFGEIAEEAALEVAKAVKHKDQLEKLDLNGNCIGEEGCENLRELMQNMNMGDLLASLSDDEGEPEDDYDDGEDDEEEEEDDEDENKEEEEDEEDEDEEEDDEEDGEDEPSSLTQISTPPSAPRPPDVSSFLCFPSPEKLLRLGDQRVQLLQKQVDVTDVSKTVEAFLKISSVHKERDPDVKTAVLESVDAVLSKAFSTPSVQTFSFISALLVMLGLLKSEDKLKPVPVVPGHLQCLEHAVQQKYFPKEHIVVLHAFLSRQNKSLDSCISARDSLRTTLQRLLPES